In the genome of Erinaceus europaeus chromosome 8, mEriEur2.1, whole genome shotgun sequence, one region contains:
- the DLD gene encoding dihydrolipoyl dehydrogenase, mitochondrial, which produces MQSWSRLYCSLAKRGHFSRISHGLQGVSAVSLRTYTDQAIDADVTVIGSGPGGYVAAIKSAQLGFKTVCIEKNETLGGTCLNVGCIPSKALLNNSHYYHLAHGKDFASRGIEMSEVRLNLEKMMEQKNSAVKALTGGIAHLFKQNKVVHVNGYGKITGKNQVTAIKADGSTQIIGTKNILIATGSEVTPFPGITIDEDTIVSSTGALSLKKVPEKMVVIGAGVIGLELGSVWQRLGTDVVAVEFMGHIGGVGIDMEISKNFQRILQKQGFKFRLNMKVTGATKKSDGKIDVSIESASGDKNEVITCDVLLVCIGRRPFTKNLGLEDIGIELDPRGRIPVNSRFQTKVPNIYAIGDVVAGPMLAHKAEDEGIICVEGMAGGAVHIDYNCIPSVIYTHPEVAWVGKSEEQLKEEGIDYKVGKFPFAANSRAKTNADTDGMVKILGHKSTDRVLGAHILGPGAGEMVNEAALALEYGASCEDIARVCHAHPTLSEAFREANLAASFGKPINF; this is translated from the exons CGAGGCCATTTCAGTCGAATATCTCATGGCCTACAGGGAGTTTCAGCAGTGTCTCTGAGGACTTACACAGATCAAGCTA TTGATGCTGATGTAACAGTGATAGGTTCTGGTCCTGGAGGATATGTTGCTGCTATTAAATCTGCCCAGTTAGGCTTCAAG ACAGTCTGCATTGAGAAAAATGAAACACTTGGTGGAACATGCTTGAATGTTGGTTGCATTCCCTCAAAG GCTTTGCTAAATAACTCACATTATTACCATTTGGCCCATGGAAAAGATTTTGCATCTAGGGGAATTGAAA TGTCTGAAGTTCGCTTGAATTTAGAAAAAATGATGGAGCAGAAGAATTCTGCAGTGAAAGCTTTAACAGGTGGAATTGCCCACTtattcaaacaaaataaa GTTGTTCATGTTAATGGATATGGAAAGATAACTGGCAAAAATCAGGTTACTGCTATAAAAGCTGATGGCAGCACTCAAATTATTGGTACAAAGAATATCCTTATAGCTACAGGTTCAGAAGTTACTCCTTTTCCTGGAATCAcg atTGATGAAGATACAATAGTGTCATCCACAGGtgctttgtctttaaaaaaagttcCAGAAAAGATGGTGGTTATTGGTGCAGGAGTAATAGGTTTAGAACTG GGTTCTGTTTGGCAAAGACTTGGTACAGATGTGGTAGCTGTTGAGTTTATGGGCCATATTGGTGGAGTCGGAATTGATATGGAGATATCTAAAAATTTTCAACGCATCCTTCAGAAACAAGGATTTAAATTTAGATTGAATATGAAAGTTACTGGTGCTACTAAGAAGTCAGATGGAAAAATTGATGTTTC TATTGAATCTGCTTCTGGTGATAAAAATGAAGTTATCACTTGTGATGTGCTTTTGGTTTGTATTGGCCGACGACCGTTTACTAAGAATTTGGGACTAGAAGATATTGGAATTGAGCTAGATCCTCGAGGTAGAATTCCAGTCAATAGCAGATTCCAAACTAAAGTTCCAAA TATTTATGCCATAGGTGATGTGGTTGCTGGCCCAATGCTGGCTCACAAAGCAGAGGATGAAGGCATTATCTGTGTTGAAGGAATGGCTGGTGGTGCTGTGCATATTGACTATAATTGTATACCATCAGTGATTTACACACACCCTGAAGTTGCTTGGGTTGGCAAATCAGAAGAGCAATTGAAAGAAGAG GGTATTGACTACAAAGTTGGGAAATTCCCATTTGCTGCTAACAGCAGAGCTAAGACAAATGCTGACACAGATGGCATGGTGAAGATTCTTGGGCATAAATCAACGGACAGAGTATTGGGAGCACATATCCTAGGACCA ggtGCTGGTGAAATGGTAAATGAAGCTGCTCTTGCATTGGAATATGGAGCATCCTGTGAAGATATAGCAAGAGTCTGCCATGCACACCCG ACCTTATCAGAAGCTTTTAGAGAAGCAAACCTGGCTGCATCATTTGGCAAGCCAATCAACTTTTAA